Proteins encoded together in one Pontiella desulfatans window:
- a CDS encoding family 78 glycoside hydrolase catalytic domain, whose product MAFMLSLVITFPAMAVDLTDLGGFAVSDLRCEDLVDPIGIDILKPRLSWRMLSGENGATQSAYHVLVATSPGLLKEGSADLWDSGKVNTNQSQHIMYAGKNLSRGIPHYWTVRIWNEKGDVSSWGNSAVWTLFNMTSNKDWQAKWITDGSSSPWLRHSAELTVPPERAYIYVNALGYFQLFINGKRVGNDEFAPHVGQYNKRTFCITYDVTKYLKQGGNAIGFWMGSGWNQGGAGLKTAPSVRAQLEMADANREITTLITDETWRAKASSLAYRGKWKTNNYGGEVHTASQDQPDWANSDFDDSAWPRAKLAKVADTPVSSEMLQRNRVIETITPVKVTNLTNTTWLVDMGKAMTGTFEITFPKAAKGHKVSMQFGDSYTPDKNGGISKLNSFRQASEYICRGNGVEMFKNRFNYASCRYILIRNAPEGRLTTEDIKGYFITTDLPKASTFNCSDETLNGIYTMVDHTLRCLMLGGYQVDCHSRERNGYGGDGQSSLDTTLCFLRSDAFYRKWTRDWLDGQRNDGGFTYTSPASGHGGGPFWCGFLTAATLKHYHHYGDISLVRRNYPAIKKWFELAQSKTVNDLQQKFCGGWYLGDWASPKGVDDKGNAEVFIHAYMSYALEQAAKLADALGEIADARMFRERAAARNVATHSKFFDPKGRKYGSGDQVTYVIPLMAGVVPDELHDEVFDGFEETLIEKNKGHLSTGLSGTYMMIQYLQSIDRDDLIYSFSSKRTYPSWGYMIENGATATWEYWDGKLSRIHNCYNNIGSWFIEGLAGIRPDPKKPGFQNAIIKPAFIKQLRYVNGSHDSVYGRIESNWKRQGDAIIMTVKIPANSTATVYVPAGSVDDVTVNGLAIKKAEHVTFRRMERNRAVIKVGAGSYEFLCRQLQ is encoded by the coding sequence ATGGCGTTCATGCTCTCGCTTGTAATAACATTCCCCGCGATGGCAGTGGATCTCACTGATTTGGGCGGTTTCGCTGTCTCAGACCTTCGCTGCGAGGACCTCGTAGATCCGATAGGAATTGATATCCTTAAGCCGCGACTCTCATGGCGGATGCTGTCCGGAGAGAACGGCGCAACGCAGTCAGCGTACCATGTGCTTGTTGCGACTTCCCCCGGGCTTCTCAAGGAGGGTTCTGCAGATCTCTGGGATTCGGGAAAAGTGAACACCAACCAGAGCCAACACATCATGTATGCCGGCAAAAACCTTTCACGCGGAATTCCGCATTACTGGACGGTGCGCATATGGAACGAAAAGGGAGATGTTTCTTCATGGGGCAACTCCGCCGTCTGGACACTCTTCAATATGACATCCAATAAGGATTGGCAGGCTAAGTGGATCACTGATGGAAGTAGTTCTCCCTGGTTGCGTCATTCGGCAGAACTTACGGTCCCTCCGGAGAGGGCGTATATCTATGTCAATGCCCTCGGGTACTTCCAACTTTTCATCAATGGCAAAAGAGTGGGAAACGATGAGTTTGCGCCGCATGTGGGCCAATATAACAAGCGCACTTTTTGCATTACTTATGACGTGACAAAATATCTAAAGCAGGGCGGCAACGCCATCGGTTTCTGGATGGGGAGCGGCTGGAACCAGGGTGGTGCGGGCCTGAAAACAGCCCCTTCTGTACGGGCGCAGCTTGAGATGGCAGATGCGAACAGGGAAATAACGACACTCATTACCGATGAGACCTGGCGAGCAAAAGCCAGCTCCCTGGCCTATCGGGGCAAGTGGAAAACGAATAATTACGGCGGCGAAGTACATACCGCCTCCCAGGACCAACCCGACTGGGCTAATTCCGATTTTGATGATAGCGCCTGGCCCAGGGCCAAACTGGCCAAGGTTGCTGATACCCCGGTTTCCTCGGAGATGCTCCAGCGCAATCGTGTTATTGAAACGATCACTCCCGTGAAGGTGACAAATCTGACAAACACAACGTGGCTTGTCGATATGGGCAAAGCTATGACCGGCACTTTTGAGATCACCTTTCCCAAGGCTGCCAAGGGGCACAAGGTGTCGATGCAGTTTGGCGATTCATACACCCCGGACAAGAATGGAGGTATCTCCAAGCTCAATAGTTTCAGACAGGCAAGCGAGTACATCTGTAGGGGTAACGGTGTCGAAATGTTTAAGAACCGTTTCAATTATGCCAGTTGTCGATACATCCTGATCCGAAACGCCCCCGAGGGAAGACTCACTACTGAGGACATTAAAGGATACTTCATTACAACGGATTTACCTAAGGCAAGCACCTTCAACTGTTCCGATGAGACTCTCAATGGGATCTATACGATGGTGGATCATACCCTGCGATGTCTTATGCTTGGTGGCTATCAGGTGGATTGCCACTCCCGTGAACGTAATGGCTACGGTGGCGATGGTCAGTCTTCTTTGGACACTACCCTCTGTTTTCTTCGATCTGATGCATTTTACCGTAAGTGGACCAGAGACTGGCTTGATGGCCAACGCAACGACGGCGGGTTCACCTATACATCGCCTGCTTCCGGACATGGTGGCGGACCCTTCTGGTGCGGGTTCCTCACGGCAGCGACCCTGAAGCACTACCATCACTACGGTGACATTTCTCTGGTAAGACGCAATTATCCAGCGATCAAAAAATGGTTCGAACTGGCACAGAGCAAAACGGTCAATGACCTGCAACAAAAGTTCTGCGGCGGCTGGTATCTTGGCGACTGGGCCTCGCCAAAGGGAGTCGATGACAAAGGAAACGCCGAGGTCTTCATCCATGCCTATATGTCCTACGCCCTGGAGCAGGCGGCCAAGTTGGCTGATGCCCTGGGAGAGATCGCTGATGCCAGGATGTTTCGAGAGAGGGCCGCTGCCCGGAATGTTGCGACACACAGCAAGTTTTTTGATCCAAAGGGCAGGAAATACGGCAGTGGTGATCAGGTGACCTATGTCATACCCCTGATGGCGGGAGTTGTTCCAGATGAGTTGCACGATGAAGTTTTTGACGGTTTTGAAGAAACCCTGATCGAGAAGAATAAAGGGCATCTCTCCACTGGACTTTCGGGTACTTACATGATGATTCAGTATCTGCAGAGCATAGACCGGGATGATCTTATCTATAGTTTTTCCTCAAAGAGAACCTACCCGTCCTGGGGCTATATGATCGAAAATGGTGCGACTGCAACCTGGGAGTATTGGGATGGTAAATTATCCCGGATTCACAACTGTTACAATAACATTGGATCCTGGTTTATCGAAGGGCTCGCAGGCATCCGTCCCGACCCTAAAAAGCCAGGATTTCAAAACGCCATCATCAAGCCTGCTTTCATTAAACAACTCAGATATGTCAATGGCAGTCACGACTCGGTCTATGGTCGGATTGAGAGCAACTGGAAGCGCCAGGGCGATGCCATTATCATGACGGTGAAGATTCCCGCCAACTCGACGGCGACCGTCTACGTACCTGCCGGTTCAGTCGACGATGTCACCGTGAACGGGCTGGCTATCAAGAAAGCTGAACATGTGACATTCAGGAGAATGGAAAGAAATAGAGCCGTCATAAAGGTTGGCGCAGGTAGCTATGAGTTTTTGTGCAGACAACTTCAATAA
- a CDS encoding esterase family protein, which yields MMHYLKFTFVTTAILLVVASTIAAAEPADTNYDEKKVPPYELPKLLIDKAGQSVGRSEWDSHRRAEILHLFEESVYGKTPKRQLSVRYEVIDSDANAFNGRATRQQIAAFFGEKQYRIDILLYIPNKTKGPVPAFLGMNFYGNHTIHSDPKIIQRGKKKARGSFSKRWQAELIIDHGYALATIHRDQVDPDNYRNGFTDGIHPLFYANGQKKPKPDEWGSIGAWAWSLSRVLDYLETNKQVNASHVAVIGHSRLGKTALWAGAQDPRFAMVISNNSGCGGAALYRRCYGERIHHMFKPLGYWFCTNHRQYQKKEHELPVDQHMLLALIAPRPLYVASATADRWADPKGEFLAAKHASPVYDLFDTSSLSGHEMPKPDQPIHSTIGYHLRTGKHDMTAYDWRQYIKFANRFLKQE from the coding sequence ATGATGCACTACTTGAAATTTACTTTTGTAACGACGGCGATTCTGTTGGTGGTGGCTTCTACGATTGCTGCGGCCGAACCAGCGGATACCAACTATGATGAAAAGAAGGTTCCACCGTACGAACTCCCCAAACTCCTGATTGACAAAGCGGGTCAGTCAGTCGGACGAAGCGAATGGGATTCGCATCGACGAGCGGAGATCCTTCATCTCTTTGAGGAATCGGTATATGGCAAGACGCCCAAGCGACAACTGAGCGTACGGTACGAAGTGATTGATTCGGACGCCAATGCCTTCAATGGCCGCGCAACACGTCAACAGATTGCTGCATTCTTTGGTGAAAAACAGTATCGAATCGACATTCTGTTATACATTCCCAACAAGACAAAGGGCCCGGTTCCCGCCTTCCTCGGCATGAATTTCTACGGCAACCATACTATCCATTCCGACCCAAAGATAATCCAGCGAGGGAAGAAAAAGGCCCGAGGTTCGTTTTCAAAACGCTGGCAGGCCGAGTTGATTATCGATCACGGATACGCACTTGCGACTATCCATAGGGATCAGGTCGATCCCGACAACTATCGAAATGGTTTTACTGACGGCATTCATCCTCTGTTCTATGCCAACGGTCAAAAGAAACCCAAACCGGATGAGTGGGGTTCAATCGGAGCTTGGGCCTGGAGCTTGTCACGCGTTCTCGACTATTTGGAAACAAACAAACAGGTTAATGCATCACACGTGGCGGTGATCGGACATTCACGACTCGGAAAAACGGCGCTTTGGGCTGGAGCGCAGGACCCCCGATTCGCCATGGTGATCAGCAACAATTCAGGCTGTGGCGGAGCGGCTCTCTACCGGCGTTGTTACGGTGAACGAATTCACCACATGTTCAAACCGCTTGGCTATTGGTTTTGTACCAATCATCGACAGTACCAAAAGAAAGAACACGAACTGCCGGTGGATCAGCACATGTTGTTGGCACTTATTGCGCCTCGGCCACTTTACGTTGCCAGTGCCACGGCCGATCGTTGGGCTGATCCCAAGGGCGAGTTTCTTGCTGCGAAACATGCTAGTCCGGTCTATGATCTTTTTGATACGTCTAGCCTGTCAGGGCACGAGATGCCCAAGCCCGACCAACCGATTCACAGCACGATTGGCTATCACCTCAGAACTGGAAAGCACGACATGACCGCCTATGACTGGCGCCAATACATAAAGTTTGCAAACCGCTTTCTGAAACAAGAATGA
- a CDS encoding 3-keto-disaccharide hydrolase: MKCVLGILLLSASLTYAGDWNPLFDGSSLNGWKASETPGCFSIVDGNTLQVKGGRSHLFWIGTDSIPGEFTDFEFSAKVKTTPGANGGVFFHTEYQETGWPTHGYEAQVNSTHKDKRKTGSIYAVQDVLNDAPSKDGEWFDFLIRVKGKTITISVDGKVVNEFTEPADVQPLEKFKDRRLSSGTFALQGHDPKSITYYQDIKVRTLK; the protein is encoded by the coding sequence ATGAAATGTGTACTAGGAATACTGTTGCTGAGCGCTTCACTAACATATGCCGGAGACTGGAACCCCCTTTTTGACGGTTCATCCCTGAACGGTTGGAAAGCTAGCGAAACTCCGGGGTGCTTCAGCATCGTCGATGGCAATACCCTGCAGGTTAAAGGCGGTCGCTCCCACCTTTTCTGGATAGGAACCGATTCCATCCCCGGCGAATTCACCGATTTCGAGTTCAGTGCGAAGGTCAAAACCACGCCCGGCGCCAATGGAGGCGTATTCTTCCACACGGAATACCAGGAAACAGGCTGGCCAACCCACGGCTATGAAGCCCAGGTGAATTCAACCCACAAGGACAAGCGCAAGACCGGCAGCATCTATGCGGTCCAAGACGTCCTGAACGATGCGCCGTCCAAAGACGGCGAATGGTTCGATTTTCTAATCCGCGTTAAGGGCAAAACTATTACCATTTCAGTTGATGGAAAAGTCGTTAACGAATTCACTGAACCGGCCGACGTCCAACCCTTGGAAAAATTTAAAGATCGCAGACTCAGCTCCGGCACCTTTGCGCTTCAGGGCCACGACCCGAAAAGTATCACCTACTACCAGGACATCAAGGTCCGCACCCTGAAATAG
- a CDS encoding glycosyl hydrolase family 28-related protein: MAIALFSLSTTLHAASSEPEWQIIKTKYPTKDVVIAGYNVEDFGAKGDGNEDCTKAFQNALNAMKEAGGGTVFVPEGKYTFKGSLEIPPSVTLRGDWKEPTKEEPGVRGTLLMPLGGKGDPDGTPFISVDYCGGIMDLNIWYPAQSPLKPDPYPWTLIQKGGNNATFENLTLVNPYQGIRIGPGANELHLVRNVYGTPLKTGIQYDSTTDIGRLEKINFSPRWWCQSKLPEAPRKIDWIKKNGTAIHMLRSDWEYVAHVEIDGYSRGYFISEGVRGAANAQFYNLSIRNCGTALEVEKTNPFGMVFTECSFDGIDHGVLLDEKFKSAVMFSSCIFSGIDAILCNGDGSILLDQCRILRGNIQLKNGAHSILGSALENRSSQIQIEKQVIGVILAGNTYPSSLPAIRNNAKDSVLQNSDEKLPLNPIPDYPVDFVQPFVPPRVDMVVVPTSGSDDTQTIQTAINEQARKGGGIVFLPGGDYRIKGHLNIAGCVELRGIHDVPHHTMGAGSVLHIYPQDDAPTITMESASCMRGLSFNYPEQSINDVKEYPFLIQGRGSDICIINVNASNPFKFIDFMTHRCDNHFIDYPSGAPFMIGVAVGGGSRNGVVQNMQFNPHYWSRVPNRNPLYANRTKADIKSGTGGLFWTYQKENMDALVVGDTANQFLYQNFVFGSLYGIHFVEQGGKGAINCISHGHGTDGSKIGCYFEYGHGEIYMINSELVAMSSQNKTAIKLGAGFNSEATLINSMVWGRTDLLAEIENGTLTLQNMRAYRHGKGLLLKGGNVYAANLTFSKQGNHFHTMDGKAELTGVITVGPFETSGALLEPNHVIERPARRKK; this comes from the coding sequence ATGGCCATTGCACTGTTCTCATTATCCACTACGCTACACGCTGCCTCTTCAGAACCGGAGTGGCAGATCATAAAAACCAAGTATCCGACCAAAGATGTGGTTATTGCCGGATACAATGTGGAAGATTTCGGCGCGAAAGGTGACGGGAATGAAGACTGCACCAAGGCCTTCCAGAATGCGCTGAATGCGATGAAGGAAGCCGGCGGCGGAACGGTCTTTGTGCCGGAAGGAAAATATACGTTTAAAGGGAGCCTGGAAATTCCCCCGTCGGTCACGCTTCGCGGGGATTGGAAAGAGCCGACCAAAGAGGAGCCCGGTGTACGCGGAACGCTTCTGATGCCGCTGGGCGGAAAAGGCGATCCCGACGGTACGCCCTTCATCTCTGTGGACTACTGCGGGGGTATTATGGATCTGAACATCTGGTACCCGGCACAATCTCCGCTGAAGCCGGATCCTTACCCGTGGACATTGATCCAAAAAGGCGGAAATAACGCCACCTTCGAAAACCTGACGCTGGTGAATCCCTATCAGGGCATCCGCATCGGCCCCGGCGCAAACGAACTCCACCTCGTCCGCAATGTCTACGGCACCCCGCTTAAAACCGGCATCCAATACGATTCCACCACGGATATCGGCCGACTGGAAAAAATCAATTTTTCGCCGCGTTGGTGGTGCCAGAGCAAACTCCCCGAAGCACCGCGTAAAATCGACTGGATCAAAAAGAATGGTACGGCCATCCATATGCTCCGCTCCGACTGGGAATATGTCGCCCATGTTGAAATCGACGGTTACAGCCGTGGCTATTTTATCTCGGAAGGCGTACGTGGTGCGGCCAACGCCCAGTTTTATAATCTGAGCATTCGAAACTGCGGGACGGCCTTGGAAGTGGAAAAAACCAACCCCTTCGGCATGGTGTTCACGGAGTGCTCTTTTGACGGAATCGATCACGGCGTCCTGCTGGATGAGAAATTTAAATCCGCCGTCATGTTCTCTTCTTGTATTTTTAGTGGCATAGACGCGATCTTATGTAATGGAGACGGCAGTATCCTGCTGGACCAGTGCCGTATACTGCGCGGAAACATTCAACTGAAAAATGGGGCTCATTCCATTTTGGGTTCGGCACTGGAAAATCGAAGCAGTCAGATTCAGATTGAAAAACAAGTAATCGGTGTGATTCTCGCGGGCAACACCTATCCCAGCTCCCTACCCGCTATCCGAAACAATGCGAAAGATTCTGTCCTTCAAAATTCAGACGAAAAACTACCGCTCAACCCGATCCCTGATTACCCCGTCGATTTTGTGCAACCCTTTGTCCCGCCACGGGTGGATATGGTGGTGGTTCCAACCTCTGGAAGTGACGACACGCAGACCATCCAAACCGCAATCAATGAACAAGCCCGAAAAGGCGGGGGCATCGTCTTTCTTCCCGGCGGTGACTATCGGATTAAAGGTCACCTGAACATAGCAGGCTGCGTTGAACTGCGTGGCATTCATGATGTTCCCCATCACACCATGGGTGCGGGTAGTGTGCTGCACATCTATCCCCAGGATGACGCTCCCACTATCACAATGGAATCGGCCAGTTGCATGCGTGGACTCTCCTTTAACTATCCGGAGCAGAGCATTAATGATGTAAAGGAATACCCCTTTCTGATTCAAGGGCGTGGCAGCGATATCTGCATCATTAACGTCAATGCGTCCAACCCCTTTAAATTTATCGATTTCATGACGCACCGCTGCGATAACCATTTTATCGACTATCCCTCCGGCGCACCTTTCATGATCGGCGTTGCCGTTGGCGGCGGCAGCCGAAACGGCGTGGTGCAAAACATGCAGTTCAACCCGCACTACTGGTCCCGGGTCCCGAATCGCAACCCGCTCTATGCCAACAGGACGAAAGCTGACATCAAAAGCGGAACCGGCGGCCTGTTTTGGACGTATCAGAAAGAAAATATGGACGCACTTGTGGTTGGCGATACCGCAAACCAGTTCCTCTACCAGAACTTTGTATTCGGCTCGCTCTACGGTATCCATTTTGTCGAGCAGGGCGGTAAAGGCGCGATCAACTGTATTAGCCACGGCCACGGAACCGACGGCTCTAAAATCGGTTGCTATTTTGAATATGGTCACGGCGAAATTTATATGATTAATTCCGAACTCGTCGCCATGTCCTCGCAGAACAAAACCGCCATCAAACTCGGAGCTGGTTTTAACTCCGAAGCCACGCTGATCAACAGCATGGTATGGGGCCGCACCGACCTGCTGGCCGAAATCGAAAACGGCACGCTCACCCTGCAAAACATGCGCGCCTATCGGCATGGGAAAGGCCTCCTGCTCAAGGGCGGAAACGTGTACGCCGCCAACCTCACCTTCAGCAAGCAAGGCAACCACTTCCACACCATGGACGGCAAGGCCGAACTGACCGGTGTCATTACCGTGGGACCGTTCGAGACATCGGGCGCTCTACTGGAACCTAACCATGTAATCGAACGGCCGGCGCGCAGAAAAAAATAG
- a CDS encoding sodium:solute symporter family transporter, producing the protein MGCFGAIDYILMGLYLAVLIGLGIYLKGKASESIEDYFIGGRKMPWWLLGISGTAQFVDIAGTALIISLLFIMGPKALFIEIRGGICIHMAVVMLWTGKWHRRSGCITGAEWSIFRFGSGPSGQASRIVTAIAVPIFIIGMVTYLSVAVGIFFSMFLPLSPVWCSLIIIGIACAYTAMSGFYGVVFTDLIQSGIIIVASIVITVMALGKTWGGEGFPALAEQVSGMSNWMSAVPAWKSEMPAGYENYRFIYILAMFYLFKAVVIDGFGSGGDPKFFGARNDRECGILTLMWTSLMTVRWPLMIGCAILGIYFISQKIPDQSVLNEAAVAIKAEYGGVEAAQWKEKVFDIQKNPEKHSKELIGTLKGSLGDDWQGKLMLTNYDGGVNGERLLPVVIINMIPNGLKGLILIALLAACMSTFDSNVNFAVGFLTRDLYQAYARPKATQKELIRASWFFTFLIGIIGFIFSLNVQRIEGIWGFLMMGLGLGFMVPGFIKFYWARYNGWGFSGGMIAGMLCAISMKISDFNLGSIIIDRFGIDCGDLEGFIRGDIGSFITVALFGIIGVLVGTLTTKPTDHEVSKNFFLKTKPFGSWGKFHKYLDEETLKTMKKEHRDDLISLPFAVVWYFLLMLLPIQLVLGNLGAEFAWSISIFLVCSVALYFFWFRNLPTANKYED; encoded by the coding sequence ATGGGTTGTTTTGGAGCGATTGACTATATTCTCATGGGGCTTTACTTGGCGGTGCTGATCGGTCTTGGCATCTACTTGAAAGGCAAGGCGTCGGAGAGCATCGAAGACTATTTCATCGGAGGGCGGAAGATGCCCTGGTGGCTTTTGGGCATCTCGGGGACGGCGCAGTTTGTTGATATTGCCGGAACCGCGTTAATCATTTCGCTTCTTTTCATCATGGGACCCAAGGCGCTGTTCATCGAAATAAGGGGCGGGATTTGTATCCATATGGCCGTTGTGATGTTGTGGACGGGGAAATGGCACCGGCGCAGCGGTTGCATTACCGGGGCGGAGTGGTCGATCTTTCGGTTTGGCTCCGGACCGTCTGGGCAGGCTTCACGGATCGTGACCGCCATTGCGGTGCCGATCTTCATCATCGGAATGGTTACCTACCTTTCGGTTGCGGTTGGAATATTCTTTTCTATGTTCCTGCCCCTGTCTCCCGTGTGGTGCTCGCTCATCATTATCGGGATAGCGTGTGCCTATACCGCCATGAGCGGATTCTACGGGGTGGTCTTCACCGACCTTATCCAGTCGGGCATCATCATCGTCGCATCGATCGTTATCACGGTCATGGCGCTCGGTAAAACCTGGGGTGGCGAAGGGTTCCCAGCCTTGGCCGAACAGGTGTCGGGAATGAGCAATTGGATGAGTGCCGTTCCGGCATGGAAATCCGAAATGCCCGCCGGATACGAGAACTATAGGTTTATCTATATTCTGGCCATGTTCTATCTTTTCAAGGCGGTTGTGATTGACGGGTTTGGCAGTGGCGGAGATCCAAAATTTTTCGGTGCCCGTAATGACCGCGAATGCGGAATCCTCACCCTCATGTGGACCAGCCTGATGACGGTGCGCTGGCCGCTCATGATCGGTTGCGCTATCCTCGGCATCTACTTCATCAGCCAGAAGATTCCCGACCAGAGCGTGCTGAACGAAGCCGCTGTTGCGATTAAGGCGGAATATGGCGGTGTTGAAGCGGCCCAATGGAAAGAGAAGGTTTTCGATATCCAGAAGAATCCCGAAAAGCATTCCAAAGAGCTGATTGGAACGCTGAAGGGCAGCCTTGGGGATGACTGGCAAGGAAAGTTGATGCTGACTAATTATGACGGCGGTGTGAACGGGGAACGGCTGCTTCCTGTGGTTATTATCAATATGATACCCAACGGGCTGAAAGGGCTGATCCTTATCGCGCTCCTTGCCGCCTGCATGTCGACCTTCGATTCCAATGTAAACTTTGCAGTTGGGTTTTTGACCCGGGACCTCTATCAGGCCTACGCGCGGCCTAAGGCAACCCAAAAGGAACTGATCCGCGCCAGCTGGTTCTTCACCTTCCTAATCGGCATCATTGGATTTATATTTTCCCTGAATGTGCAGCGGATCGAAGGGATCTGGGGATTCCTCATGATGGGGCTGGGTCTCGGCTTCATGGTTCCCGGATTTATTAAGTTCTATTGGGCTCGCTACAACGGATGGGGATTTTCCGGCGGCATGATTGCCGGCATGCTCTGCGCGATTTCCATGAAGATTTCCGATTTCAATCTCGGTAGCATTATCATCGATCGCTTCGGCATTGACTGCGGCGACCTTGAAGGATTTATCCGGGGCGATATCGGATCATTTATTACGGTTGCCCTGTTCGGCATCATCGGCGTACTCGTCGGCACCTTGACAACCAAGCCGACGGATCACGAAGTCTCTAAGAACTTCTTCCTCAAGACGAAGCCGTTCGGTTCGTGGGGTAAGTTCCACAAATACCTTGATGAAGAAACGCTCAAGACCATGAAGAAAGAGCATCGGGACGATTTGATCAGCCTTCCCTTTGCCGTCGTTTGGTATTTCCTGCTGATGCTTCTCCCCATTCAACTGGTGCTAGGAAACCTCGGTGCGGAATTTGCATGGAGCATAAGCATTTTCTTGGTCTGCTCGGTGGCGCTGTATTTCTTTTGGTTCAGGAATTTGCCAACGGCAAACAAATATGAAGATTAG
- a CDS encoding sulfatase family protein, with product MKKRLLTWTCIGLVSFAVAAKKPNVVFILTDDQSWDSIGFMGGKVHTPRLDLMAKDGLFLSDFNVTSTVCSPSRYSFLTGRYAGRCTGERFMHEHPLGDQTQVENIGELEPDRWNLPKVLQKSGYKTGFVGKSHLINHEWINGNWDKTGFERYAQDADPADPEVSAKMRSNHQKWCEAMKPYGFDYVDGYYCANLKELRNDALNVHNLDWSVSKAFQFLEESKDEPFFLYFSTTLHHGPAPWKNKVSLEADPRITGEGFVKEGFDVMPLRKDVLKRNREAGFKDKQAYALWLDDGVGAIIDKIKKLGLEKDTLIVFVSDHGSYRHGKATLHDYGMRVPMVLQWKGKIKPNTNYDGIVGNIDFAPTILDLCGIKPPADYQMDGLSIKPVLFGSQKPVRNVLFGEMGHSRGVKTKDWKYIAVRYPEELQKKIDRGVKFKGFEGAKLDRPYLTRNGHLGHYASSHNPHYFDPDQLYNLKTDPEENDNIYEQNPEVAQRMMKELSKALLQFEERPFGEFTK from the coding sequence ATGAAAAAACGACTGCTTACGTGGACATGCATTGGGTTGGTTTCTTTCGCGGTTGCCGCGAAGAAGCCCAACGTTGTTTTCATCCTGACCGACGATCAGAGCTGGGACTCGATTGGCTTCATGGGTGGCAAGGTGCATACGCCGCGCCTCGACCTGATGGCCAAGGACGGACTCTTCCTCTCCGACTTCAACGTCACCTCCACCGTCTGTTCGCCCTCGCGCTACAGCTTCCTGACGGGACGCTATGCCGGGCGCTGCACGGGCGAACGTTTCATGCACGAGCATCCGCTGGGCGATCAGACGCAGGTGGAGAATATTGGCGAGCTGGAGCCGGATCGCTGGAACCTGCCGAAGGTGTTGCAAAAAAGTGGATACAAAACCGGGTTTGTCGGCAAAAGCCACTTGATCAACCATGAGTGGATCAACGGCAACTGGGATAAAACCGGCTTCGAGCGCTATGCGCAAGACGCCGATCCCGCTGACCCGGAAGTCAGCGCCAAGATGCGCAGTAACCATCAAAAGTGGTGCGAGGCCATGAAACCCTATGGCTTCGATTATGTCGATGGGTACTATTGCGCCAACCTAAAGGAGTTGCGAAACGACGCGCTGAACGTGCACAATCTCGACTGGAGCGTAAGCAAAGCATTCCAATTTCTGGAGGAGAGCAAGGACGAGCCGTTCTTCCTCTATTTCTCCACCACGCTGCACCACGGACCCGCGCCCTGGAAGAACAAGGTTTCGCTCGAAGCCGATCCGCGCATAACCGGCGAAGGCTTCGTGAAGGAGGGCTTCGATGTCATGCCGTTGCGCAAAGACGTGCTCAAGCGTAATCGCGAGGCGGGCTTTAAGGATAAGCAGGCCTATGCCCTCTGGCTCGACGACGGTGTTGGCGCCATCATCGACAAGATCAAGAAGCTCGGCCTTGAAAAGGATACGCTGATTGTCTTCGTGTCCGACCACGGTTCCTATCGCCACGGCAAAGCCACGTTGCACGACTATGGCATGCGCGTCCCGATGGTGCTTCAATGGAAAGGGAAGATTAAGCCCAACACAAATTACGACGGCATCGTCGGCAACATCGACTTTGCCCCGACGATTCTGGATCTCTGCGGGATCAAGCCGCCGGCCGACTATCAGATGGACGGCCTCAGCATCAAGCCCGTCCTGTTCGGCAGCCAGAAGCCGGTGCGCAATGTCCTTTTCGGCGAAATGGGGCATTCGCGCGGCGTGAAAACCAAGGACTGGAAATATATCGCCGTGCGCTATCCGGAAGAACTCCAGAAAAAAATCGACCGCGGCGTAAAGTTCAAGGGCTTCGAAGGCGCTAAGCTGGATCGTCCCTACCTGACGCGTAACGGGCACCTCGGTCACTATGCCTCGAGCCACAATCCGCACTATTTCGACCCCGACCAGCTCTACAACCTCAAGACCGATCCGGAAGAAAACGACAACATCTACGAACAGAATCCGGAAGTGGCCCAGCGCATGATGAAGGAACTTTCAAAAGCATTGCTTCAGTTTGAAGAGCGCCCGTTTGGAGAATTTACGAAATAA